The following proteins are encoded in a genomic region of Rattus rattus isolate New Zealand chromosome 2, Rrattus_CSIRO_v1, whole genome shotgun sequence:
- the LOC116894417 gene encoding keratin-associated protein 16-3-like isoform X1 — protein sequence MSYYGGYYGGLGYGYGGFGGLGCGCSSIRRLGYGSGFGGFGYGSGFGGYRYGSGFGGYGYGSGFGGYGYGSGFGGYGYGCRRPSHYGGYGFSSFY from the coding sequence ATGAGCTACTACGGCGGCTACTACGGAGGCCTGGGCTACGGCTATGGCGGCTTTGGAGGCCTGGGCTGTGGGTGTAGCAGCATCCGCAGACTGGGCTATGGCTCTGGCTTTGGAGGCTTTGGATATGGTTCTGGCTTCGGAGGCTACAGATACGGCTCTGGCTTCGGAGGCTACGGATATGGCTCTGGCTTCGGAGGCTACGGATATGGCTCTGGCTTTGGAGGCTACGGATATGGCTGCCGCCGCCCCTCACACTATGGAGGATATGGGTTCTCCAGCTTCTACTGA
- the LOC116894417 gene encoding keratin-associated protein 19-3-like isoform X2, producing the protein MSYYGGYYGGLGYGYGGFGGLGYGYGSGFGGYGYGSGFGGYGYGCRRPSHYGGYGFSSFY; encoded by the exons ATGAGCTACTACGGCGGCTACTACGGAGGCCTGGGCTACGGCTATGGCGGCTTTGGAGGCCTGG GCTACGGATATGGCTCTGGCTTCGGAGGCTACGGATATGGCTCTGGCTTTGGAGGCTACGGATATGGCTGCCGCCGCCCCTCACACTATGGAGGATATGGGTTCTCCAGCTTCTACTGA